In the genome of Carya illinoinensis cultivar Pawnee chromosome 13, C.illinoinensisPawnee_v1, whole genome shotgun sequence, the window AGATTAAGCGCCTTGCAGGTCTTTGAGATAGTTCTTTGTGAACCTATTTTTATAATGGTGAAAATATATACCATTATGTACATGTAAAAGTGTAATTGTCAAGATCAGTTGACAGATACAGATTCAAGAAGTATGATGGCAGATAGTTAGAATGACCCAAAATTTCCCAATTGTGGTAGATGGAACCTCATGATTGTATATTGACTGCATATCTGCTTTTTATGTCAAAAGGTGAGCTGGATGAGTGCATGGCAGAACTTGAAGAGAGTAGAAGAAAATTAGTCAACCTCCAAATGCAAAAGGATGGAGCAACTTGGATACCTACTCCAACTCGTGGTACAGTCAATGGAAACTTGTCACCTGAAAATCCGGCAGATAAGACAATGGGTTTGCGAGAATTAAAGGACTCCATTGAGGAAGCGAAGGTATTACAATGTAAAGGAGTCTCtttttccatctctctctctctctctctctctctctctctctctctcatcacgtGCTATGCAAAATGTAGGTACTGGCTGAAGATCGTCTTTCTGAGCTTCAAGATGCACAGGAAGAGAATCAAGTCTTGTCAAAACAGTTGCAAGATCTTCAGGTTACTGAAATTGAGTTCTTTGTATCTCTGGGTTGATATTCATTTTGCTCAGCGAGTCACTGTGTAACCAGCTTTGTTAAATACATGAATCTCATTTGATATCCAATTGTTACAGAATGAACTGAAAGATGAAAACTATGTACTCTCCTCTCGATTATACTCTTTGAGAAATGATCAACTCCAACATTGGAATGCTGAAGTGGAGCGTTACAAAGTATTGACAGACTCTCTGCAGGTTGGGCTGTCTTGTGTTATGTGTATTGTGTTACACATGCTTTTTATGCTTTTCTATACAGGATCTTGTTTAAATTTATGCTTTCAGGCTGACAGGCCTCTCTTCATGAGAAGGGAGAAGGAGGTGATTGCAAAATTAGAATCCGCAAATGCTGTGAGGAATGCCATTGATAATGCTGAATCTAGGATAGAAGAGCTAGAGCATCAGCTGCAGAAGTGTgttattgaaaaaaatgatcttgAGATAAAAATGGAAGAAGCTCTGCAGGATGCAGGTCAAATTATGTACTCGCTTTTACTTTATTCTTATGGTGGTAGTTTAGTGGTTCTTCAGGTTTGTAAAGGTGTTGCCTGTTGTAGGGAGAAAGGACATTAAATCAGAGTTTCATGTAATGTCTTCGGCTTTGTCTAAAGAAATGGGAATGATGAAAGCTCAATTGAAGCGATGGAGGGAGACAGCTCATGAAGCACTGTCCTTACGTGAGGAAGCACAATCTCTAAACGCTCAGCTAAATAGGAAGGTTTTGTCTCATCTAGCTTGTTGTTCCTTCTCTTATTAGATATATTCTCTTATTTATGGAAttgctaatttttttattttttatgaataaataaattatattgatcaaagaatggcaaagCCAGTTACACAACTCTaatgccctaactaggtaggcacattagagacaagaaaatcatgaagagccatgccattaaaatccatAGCTATGGCCCAACTACAAAGagttctgaaaaataaaacttttagcTCCTCTAACAATCTTTCCTGGTCTTCAAATGTCCGCTCATTGCGCTCCTGCCACAAGCACCACGTAATGCATAGAGGGATCATCTTCTAAATTGCTCTGATTGATTGCCTACCGCTTAAGTTTGGTCAACTCGCCAAGGCTACCTCCACCGTCTTCGGCATAACCCATGCCATATCTAGTTGAACGAATACCTCATTCCAGAGGATTCCGGCTGTTTCACAATGCAGAAGGAGGTGGTCTACTGACTCTCCCCCTcctttgcacatacaacaccacttTGTAATAATAATCCTCCTTTTCCTCAAGTTGTCAATTGTAAGAATATTCCCCAGAGAAGCAATCCAGACAAAGAACGAAACTTTGGGTGGTGCCTTGTGTCTCCGaatatttttccaaggaaaCTGAGCATTTGGCTCTATAGTAAGGGCCTTATAGAACGAACGAGCAGAAAAGGTGCCTTTGCCTGCTAGAGTTCACCACATAACATCCTCATGCTGTCTGTTTGGCCTAATGGAATATATGAGGCTATAGAAATCAGCAAAGCTATTTAATTCCCAATCCTGTGCTGCCCTACTAAAAGTAATGTTCCAGTGAATATGTCCCCCCTATATCTCCAAAACTTCTGCCATTGAAACATCATTTGCACTTGCTAACTGGAAGAGAGGGGTATAAATCTTGTAAGGCCCTATTACCACACCAAACATCTCTCCAGAATTTTATCCTAGATCCCACACCCAACTGTAACTTAACAAAGCGATTAAACACCCCCCACTCTCTTCTTATGTGTTTCCACAGCCAGACGCCATAGGCCCCCCTTACTTCTCTAGTACACCAATCCTCCCATAGAACACCGTATTTATTCTCAATCACCATTTTCCATAAGGAGTCTGGTTCTTTGGCAAATCTCTACATCCATTTTCCTAATAATGCTCGATTGAACACCCTTAGGTTTCTAACCCCCAACCCTCCACCCGAGATAGGACGACAAACTTGCTCCCACTTGACCAGATGGAATTTAAACTCCTCCCCCATACCCTCcgcccccccccaaaacaagaAGTCACGTTGGAGTTTCTTAATACGGGCCGCCACACTCGCCGGTattgggaagagagagaaaaaataagtaGGTAGGTTAGAGAGTGTACTCTTTATCAAAGTAATTATTCCACCTTTTGTCAAGTATATTCTCTTCCATCCCGCCAATCtcctttcaattttctcaatcacaGTATCCCAAACCGACAACGCCCTCGAGGTACTCCCCAGAGGAAGTCCCAAGTAAGTCATAGGTAAGGACGTTATCAGCCCAATTgaactattaaagaaacccACTGCACATCCGTTTACCAACACGAAGAACTTTGCCGTCGATATGCACCAATGGATCCACTTCACCCATcgctccccaaaaccacatctcctaagcaaatgaagaaggaattcccaattgacatgatcatatgccttttccatgtctagtaTACACAAGATCCCTGTGTTTTCAGCCTTCAGTCTACTATCGAGGCATTCGTTTGCAATAAGCACTGCATCCAGAATCTGTCTTCATTTTACAAAGGCTTTTTGCGGGTTTGAGACAATCTTCCCCACCACTTCACTCAATTTGTTTGCAAGAACTTTAGTGATtatcttatacaccccattcACTAGACTAATAGGCCAATATTCCATGATCTCCAATGCCTCCACCTTCTTAGGTATCAGTGCAAGGAATGTGGTGTTAagacttttttcaaactttccagCCAAGAAAAACTCTTGGAACACCCTCATCAAGTCCTCCTTTATCACTTCCCAACAGTCTTGGAAGAATCCCATAGAGAATTCATCCGGTCCTGGAGCCTTGTTCCTGGCCATTTTCCTCACTACGTCATAGACCTCTAACTCCTGAAACTCCCTCTCCAATCGGAACACATCACTCGACTCGATAGTGTCAAATACCAACCCATTCAATGGAGGCCGCCATCCCACTTGCTCTGCTAGTAAGTTCTCATAGAAGTCAACTATATGATTGTGGATTACCTACTCATCTCTACATTCCACCCCTTCaattttcagcatctcaatgttGTTGTTTCTCCTATGCGAGTTTGCAATTCTATGGAGAAACCTTGTGCTTCAATCTCCTTCTCGCAACCATAATGCCCTAGACTTTTGGCACCATGACACCTCTTCTAATAGTATCATCCTCTCAATATCAGCTATCAACTCAGCCTTCTGAACTAATTCTTCCTGCGAAAGTGGATGTACCGCTTGAagcctctcaatctcttgaattttcagcaactttatttttttgttttcccctACATTGCCGAATGACTCCACATTCCACACTCTTAGATCTTTTTTAAGTGCTTTCAATTTGCCAGCAAAAATGAAACTGGGCATACCTTGGATCTGGTAGGAAAACCACCACTGTTTGACCTTATCCACAAACCCTTTCGATTgtaaccacatattttcaaacttaaaaggcCAACGACCATTACGAAGCCCTCCACAATCCAGCATAATTGGCCAATGGTCTGAGCCTATACGGGGCATATGCTTTTGCCATACATCTGGGAAATGGCTTTTCCATTCTGGTGAAATTAAGAAACGATCTAGTTGAGACCATGACTAATTGTTAGACCAAGTAGCGGTACCCTCGGCTAGCGGCAAGTCCATCAAATTCAGATCAAAGATACATGCCGAGAACTCCTCCATGGCTGGCCTCAATCTTCTACTTCAATCAACTTCACTTGAGAATCTTACAACGTTAAAATCTCCCCCTATGCACCATGGAAGTTCCCACCAAGTATGAACCCCAGCTAATTCTTCCCACAGCAATCTTCTGTCCGTGTCTACATTAGGgccataaacacctgcaaaagcccaaaGAAAGTCATCGGAAACACACTTAAACGAACATGCTACCATGTACTGTCCAATAAACTCCTCCATTTTCTCCACCACCCGCCTATCCCACATCACCACCACCCCACCCGATGCTCCGTTAGATGCCAAATATGCCCAATCCACATGAATTCCACTTCATAAACTCCTCACAATCCTCCTATTAATCGTTTTCAATTTTGTCTCTTGCAAGCATACAATATCCGCCTTCCACTCCCGAAGCATGTTCCTGATCCATAGGCGCTTATTAATCTCGTTTAGCCCATGAACGTTCCAAGACACAATCTTAGGCTTTATTGGGGAACAGCCAGCCCCTTACCTTTCACTCTACCCCTGTTGGAAATGCCCTCCATATTCATTGACCAAGTCAATCTTCTGAGTTCCTGCTGTTTTTTCGATTCGcctttagttttttaattatgCCCTGCCTCAATCTCTGTGAGCAGTGCCATAAATTGCTCCTCGTAGCCGTCACATTCAATCCCCACAAATTTTTGGATCTCCCTCACCTTATGGAAGACCCAATCTGACACTTTCGATTGATTTGGGAAGCAAAAGTTCAATGGTACAGGTTCCTCCCTCCTACAATTCTAAGTTCCTTGTATATCATCTTCCAATGAGATATCATCCAACCTCAACTGTCCACATAAATCAAGGAACACCAAGTCACCATCCACCAAAAGCATGAAGTCCTCGGATCCCTCCCCCTCTTCCTCCCCTATCTCGGATTCCATGGCTTCTCGATCATGATCTTCCATCGGCACCAAACCTAGCTCTTCTAGGCTTATCAGCTCTTTCTGACCACCCTTTGACTGAAAATGGCCCTCCAAACTCAGCGGCGAGCCCCCCGAATGCTCCTTCAATTCGCATTGTTCCCACCCCGCCGTTAGGGCCTTGTTGGAATGGTCCATTGCCGTCGTTGGTGCTATCTGTGGGCTCGCCTCTATCCTTTCCATCGTCAGCAAGCTTCGCAGCACCATTTCTGGTATACACTCGTCTGACCCGTTGCCTGACCCGTCACTTAGAAATGGGTAACTCTCCCCTGCCTTGTCTGCAAGGCTTCTTTCTTGCACCAAGGGGTTGGGCTGAGAAGGCCCAGGCCCAGCTTCATTGTAGTCCATGCAGGACGGGTTGAAATTAATATGGCCCTTGGGCCGGGCCCTATCCATGGCTCCATTTGGACTGGGTTTAGGCTGCGGTAGAGACCCAACCTTCTTACCCCAAGTTCGGTTTGAGgccttgggttgggtttgaggcCCAACCTTTTTACTCCAGTAAGGCCTAGCCTTCCTGATTAACCCTTCACCCCGTCCCTCTCTCCCCACTCCTGCATGCATTTTCTCTCCCCTTTCTTTTTTCAGCCCGACGTGCCAGGGTACCTCCTCCATTTCCTTCTGAAGTTTCCTCATCTGTCCCTGCAATTCCGTTAGTCGTCTACTTGTCTCCCACGCCACCTGCCCAGGCATCGTCCTACCACCCTTTGCACCCCGTACCAGATGAGGGGCTCAATGCACCTCCCTGTCAGCGTGGCTTTTTCCTACCTTGTCCCTCCTCTGCACGTGACTCGACCCTGCCACCATGAGTACCTCCTTAAAGGACTGATCAAAGACATTCGCCTTCCTTACCACTCTGTTAGCTTGTGCCCCAACGGCGGAAGCACCCTTTCTTTCGGAAGGCTGGACCATCTCCGATACAAACTCCATCAACCTTCTCCATCCCCACCCATCTTCACCTGTAGGGAAATAGAGTAAACAATTCCTTCCTGCTTGACCATACTCTGCTATCGATAGAAAACGACCCCGACTATTCGCACACTGTTGAGCAACGAAGATACGGTAGCCTTCCCTGACCACTGAGTACACCTCCTTCTTCCCCTCCCTCATACACTCTTCCAGCACTTTAACGAACCATAAAGACGTATTAAGTCCCACCAGCATCTCATGTCTCGCCTTCCACCCCTGCTCTGAGATACGCAGATTACCTCCCTCCTTCGCAAGCACAATCAGTTTAGACTCTATTACTGGTTCCCTAGACCACACCATACTCTGCTGAATTGCTAATTATGgtgaaaattttccttttatttattcataCTACATTTATGTTGTGATtacttatcaaatatataaatatatatgttgtgGTTTGTTCCTCTTATAGTAGACTCTTGAAATTTACCCAttcctttgtttttgatttAGAACAATGAAAAGCAGAGCTTAGCAGACAAATGTGCTGAACAGATGGCAGGGATCAATTCTCTCAAGGAACTGGTAATATTATCAATTCTGGTGTTGATTGCATGCTTCATCACTCGTGTATCAGGTGGACGAATTTCTCTCAATCATTTGAAAATGGGATTTTCTTTTGTTAGGtggaattaatatttttatattttgcttttttacttataaaaaaaaatgttatattttgcTTTTATATATCTTTCTGAGTATTGATCTTGTATTTTCCCTGAATTACACATATTCTTTGAATTTCAGTCCCTGCTGTGTCTAACCAAcctcaattttattttccaagATTCAATTTGACTGAATTTTTGTCATATCTAACCTTCTAAAGTATGTCCTGCTCAGTCAAATTAAGTTTTAGatgtattttttgaattattattattaattttttcatagtCTTTGTCTGTTTTAAGTAAACTTCATGGCTGATTCACTAATGAACTGTCTGCAAACATCATCTGTCAATATTGTGGCTATAGGTCACAACTGACTTGCATGGTCGTGGAAACAAGATTATGTTCTGATAAGGATATTCTGTCAAAAAGAATTCTGAGAAAGAAGAATGATTTTGGTGTAATTTTGAGCAAATCATGAATATActggaaaataaaactaaagaaaaCACAATACAGTATAACAGTAGAACAGAAAGAACAaatatattttgagatatttattCTTAAGTTTGGCATCATCAGTGCCAATTTCTTTAAAATGATATGCTTTTTAATAGAGCTACTGTTAGTAACCATTAAAGATGAGTATATTGCAGATTGAGCAGTTGCAGAAGGAAAAACTGGAACTGCAAATATTCTTAGACATGTATGGACAGGAAAGTTATGAAAACAGGTAAATCGATATTGTAGAAGTCATTTGATATGTATGCAATTTTGTTATGTTTGTTTCTTTACTCCCTGTGCGTGGAATGTTTTTTGTTGCTGTTAAGTTTTAAAGGATGATCATCTAGCAGTTTTGCTATTATAAAAGGAAGTCACAATTCTGAGGATCTGTAAAACCCAATGCATAAAGGTAATCTGTCTGGATATTGGTGGATTTTGTATCAATAAGCAGAATGCAAGCATAATATGACTTGGTCAGTCACTGCTGTTGCGTTATGAAATCAGTTCAATAGATAAAATTACATCTCATTAGGATGTAGAAACTCAGGACAATTACACATTTTGTATAGAAGAATTTATTGTCTGCATAGGAGGTTAggatttatatgattttggcaTACAGCTCATTTGGATGTAATGCAATGACAGATTGAGCTGGCTCACTCAATGTTTTGgtgttgattttaattttgcaaTTTTACCTCATTCCACAATGCTTTTGTCTTCTCTTCTATGAGGTTGGCGTATGCATCTCCTATACCGACATTTAACCTTTAGATTTTGAATTGCAGAGATTTGATGGAAATCAAAGAATCAGAACGCAGAGCTCACTCACAAGCTGAAGTCTTGAGAAATGCATTAGATGAGCATAGTCTGGAGTTGAGAGTGAAAGCTGCCAACGAAGCTGAGGCTGCTTGTCAACAAAGGCTTTCTGCCGCTGAAGCTGAAATAGCTGATTTGAGGGCTAAATTGGATGCTTCTGAGAGGTTTCTTTACTTAAATAGATTCTTTTTTTGAGTAAAAATCGTATGGACACATggtttttttggctttttaATAGCTGTAGATTAGTTCAATTGTTTTAAAGCTTTTTTCCCCCTCCATATGAGCTGGGATGGGGGTTGGTGAAAGGATCTGGGTGATGAGCAGTGTAAGGTAGTGGGTGGAATATTTCACCTTTTCCTTTTGTTACAAGGTGAATAAGGTGTTTAAGAAGATATTTAGCCTTGTTGGTTAAGTATAATTGTCAATGATTTGGTCTTATCATAAATGGGCACGTGAACCCCatggggttggctcaagtggtgaaggccttggtcttggggtctcactcccttcaaggtccaaggttcaacacctcatgggtgcaaacaatcctttggggccacaccccctagtaaaaagccagcgatttaactaGTTCCGtatagggaaacttccgagggtgcggtgcacgggaccggggtttactctgcaggggtgggtccaaatgGCCCTGCCTTGGAGTGGTTCCCcgacatgaaaaataaataaataaatgggcaCGTGGAATGCTTCCAGAGAATATGTTGAGTTGTCAAGGTAGTATGTTCATGACACAATATGAGTGTGGCAACACAGTTTGGTTTGCTGTTTAAGCAAATCTTACAACCTGTCAAGGTCTTAATGAGAGGGAGGACAGTTCCTATGCCAATTCCAATATATTGTCAGTAGAATGTGGCAGAGTTTGGTGTGTGAGAACAGGGTTCAATTATCTCTCTATTATTTAGTTTGTAGTGTTTGGAACTTTTTTCAGTTGCAAAATAATGTTTCCATCTAAGCAGCTATTGCTAGTTGCCTGGTAGTGCCATAATTACTATCGATACTACAGATTGATTATTCTTCATACTTGCAACTAGAGAAAAAATTCACCAACATTTAAAAAATCCGTGGACTatgctttttctgtttttttccccttttatcTGCAGGGATGTTTTGGAGCTTACCGAGGCTATTAGAAGTAAAGATGGGGAGGCAGAAGCATACATATCCGAAATTGAGGTGTCCTTGGCATTTCTGTTTTACTCTTACAAATTAGCTGcaaatattttcctttaataTCCTACTGCATCTTCTATTTTTCTGCTTTGACTAGTTTTTTGTTTCCtcctttgcaattttttttttatctgcagACCATTGGTCAAGCATACGAAGATATGCAGACTCAGAACCAACATCTGTTGCAGCAGCTCACAGACAGGGACGACTATAATATCAAGGTCTGTCTCCTCGTCATCTACGTTGATGTTAGTTTTGTTACAACGTCCATTGTCTTTTATCACATCAGTTGCTTACTGAAGTGATTCAATTGACTACTGGGGGGCTGGTCATTCCTAATTGTTTCATGAATCTTTCATGCAGCTTGTTTCTGAGAGTGTAAAGACAAAGCAGGCGCAGAGCATTTTACTCTCTGAGAAGCAGGCATTGGCAAAGCAACTTCAACAAATTAACGCGTCAGTAGAAtccttaaaaatgaaaatttcctACAGTGAAGAGCAGGTAATGTTTCCTGGTACTCTAGACAGTTTGCCACTTTTATCCTGTATCAACCTGAATTCCAATCAATCATGCAGATGGAGACTTGTCTGACAGAAGCCATCAAATCTACCCAAGAAGAAAGACATTTTGCAGTCAACCTGGAAATGGCCAAGTGGGAATTGGCTGAGGCTGAGAAGGAGTTAAAGTGGCTTAAATCTGCTGTTGCTTCCTCCGAGAAGGAATATGAACAAATTCAGCAGGATAGGGATGATCTCCAATTTGAATTGGAGAATGAAAGGTGCTGTTCTCTTCCCTCTAgagttttgtttatttaaactatAATGGTGTAATCTGGTACTTTCTATTCATCATACAACTTCCTCTATCAAAATTATCATCATACAGTTTTGACTTTTTTATGATGCCATTTGGGACCTACTGCTAAGAAGATGGTAGCTTTTCACTGATGCATCACGTGCAAGACTGATTAGGAACCACTCAAATTGTCGGATTACTAGCTCTTTAAGTATCTAGTAGTTATAATGTTTCAAGCCATATTTGCATTTAAGTATTTGGAATTGTGTTGAGCAGAAGCTCGAGGAAAAAGCTTGAAGAAGAGCTTAGGGAATTGAATATCAAAGTTGCTGATATGAGTTCTGAAACTGGAGAGGCTGCAATACAGAAACTCCAAGATGAAATCAAAAGCTGCAAGTCTATTCTTAAGTGTAGTGTGTGTTCTGATCGTCCAAAGGAGGTAACTTGCCATATACATGCTCCTTTGCACCCTGTAATCCTTGTTTCCATTTCAAGCTAAATATATTGATTTGGCTTATCAGGCCTTATGGAccttttagttaataatatatcaGTACTAGGTTGATAGATG includes:
- the LOC122291631 gene encoding E3 ubiquitin-protein ligase BRE1-like 2, with protein sequence MENEDSDEPERKRPHLNLVSSAMARNSTTSPPNDRSVDATVLQHQNQKLLQQIDVQKHELHELEAKIKELKDNQCSYDDVLIVVNQLWNQLVDDLILLGVRAGAGRIALEFLDHADHCQGSVPSCPAEEIFLCRLLKRDSIDVIGNEEIIKYVEEALALRHSSTIELLKLLEDTIDDQRVKMESIARTLHGKLSSEDAIIQLSKIDDMMKEEAIKLREAIGVLHSKHIEYIERIQTYISSHSADETEIKRLAGELDECMAELEESRRKLVNLQMQKDGATWIPTPTRGTVNGNLSPENPADKTMGLRELKDSIEEAKVLAEDRLSELQDAQEENQVLSKQLQDLQNELKDENYVLSSRLYSLRNDQLQHWNAEVERYKVLTDSLQADRPLFMRREKEVIAKLESANAVRNAIDNAESRIEELEHQLQKCVIEKNDLEIKMEEALQDAGRKDIKSEFHVMSSALSKEMGMMKAQLKRWRETAHEALSLREEAQSLNAQLNRKNNEKQSLADKCAEQMAGINSLKELIEQLQKEKLELQIFLDMYGQESYENRDLMEIKESERRAHSQAEVLRNALDEHSLELRVKAANEAEAACQQRLSAAEAEIADLRAKLDASERDVLELTEAIRSKDGEAEAYISEIETIGQAYEDMQTQNQHLLQQLTDRDDYNIKLVSESVKTKQAQSILLSEKQALAKQLQQINASVESLKMKISYSEEQMETCLTEAIKSTQEERHFAVNLEMAKWELAEAEKELKWLKSAVASSEKEYEQIQQDRDDLQFELENERSSRKKLEEELRELNIKVADMSSETGEAAIQKLQDEIKSCKSILKCSVCSDRPKEVVIVKCYHLFCNPCIQKNLEIRHRKCPACGNAFGQNDVRFVKI